Proteins co-encoded in one Epinephelus moara isolate mb chromosome 13, YSFRI_EMoa_1.0, whole genome shotgun sequence genomic window:
- the chmp6b gene encoding charged multivesicular body protein 6 — MGNLFGKKKQSRVTEQDKAILQLKQQRDKLRQYQKRINLQLEKERLLAKQLLKNGKKEKALLLLKKKRYQDQLLDKTENQIGNLERMVQDLEFAQIEAKVIQGLKVGNECLKKMHEVMSIEEVERIMDETQDAIEYQRQIDEMLAGSLSQEDEDAVLAELEAITQGDVELPDVPADELPEVPEATEKKAERDRPRKKPEREMLAA, encoded by the exons CAACTGAAGCAGCAGAGAGATAAACTGCGGCAGTATCAGAAGAGGATCAACCTGCAGCTGGAGAAGGAGAGACTTTTGGCCAAACAGCTGctgaaaaatggcaaaaaaga GAAAGCGCTCCTCCTGCTGAAAAAGAAACGCTACCAGGATCAACTTCTGGACAAGACGGAGAACCAGATCGGTAACCTGGAGCGGATG GTTCAGGACCTGGAGTTTGCCCAGATTGAGGCAAAGGTCATTCAAGGGTTGAAAGTTGGAAATGAGtgtctgaaaaaaatgcacGAG GTGATGTCTATTGAAGAAGTAGAACGGATTATGGATGAAACTCAAGACGCCATCGAGTACCAGAGG CAAATAGACGAGATGCTGGCGGGCTCTTTATCACAGGAAGATGAAGACGCTGTCCTGGCTGAGCTGGAGGCCATAACTCAG GGAGACGTCGAGCTTCCTGACGTTCCTGCAGACGAGCTTCCAGAAGTCCCAGAGGCCACAGAGAAGAAAGCAG AGAGGGATCGTCCCAGGAAGAAGCCGGAGCGGGAGATGCTCGCTGCATAG